In Actinomadura citrea, a single window of DNA contains:
- a CDS encoding DUF5994 family protein, with amino-acid sequence MWTTTERRTTISLSPPSTPRLRLRPVAPPGSARTVLDGAWWPRSTDPVAELPGLILALQDHGPIDDHRPITHVLLRVDDWDDRPRRLRIDGPDDARVVRLSWFDSLPPGLLTAIHADGRRVDLLTVPASTSRAEAEAAMELASHPANHLHTPDLLAPLTPPSGRTNRAGIRDESESAWESEGGRLREDLAAH; translated from the coding sequence ATGTGGACCACCACCGAACGCCGCACAACGATCAGCCTGTCGCCACCTTCGACTCCACGGCTGCGGCTGCGTCCCGTGGCCCCTCCCGGCTCGGCGCGAACTGTGCTGGACGGTGCCTGGTGGCCCCGGTCGACCGACCCGGTCGCGGAGTTGCCAGGGCTGATCCTGGCCCTGCAGGACCACGGCCCCATCGACGACCACAGGCCCATCACCCATGTCCTGCTCCGGGTGGACGACTGGGACGACCGTCCACGCCGGCTGCGCATCGACGGCCCGGACGACGCGCGGGTGGTGCGGCTCAGCTGGTTCGACTCCCTTCCACCCGGGCTGCTCACGGCGATCCACGCGGACGGCCGGCGCGTCGATCTGCTCACCGTCCCGGCCTCCACGTCTCGGGCCGAGGCCGAGGCCGCGATGGAACTGGCGTCGCACCCCGCCAACCACCTTCACACCCCCGACCTGCTGGCCCCCCTCACCCCACCATCCGGCCGGACGAACCGGGCCGGCATCCGCGACGAGTCGGAGAGCGCCTGGGAGTCCGAGGGCGGGCGCTTGCGAGAAGACCTCGCGGCGCACTGA
- a CDS encoding DUF1049 domain-containing protein gives MPISHSPRVSERTGRTSRTGPAPESTPPRPGFPEPREPRLAPRVTATRTGVVWSGLWAVAVIFIVFMVFVVSNTGDVRVSFAGTSGVLPLAVVLMAAMAAGTAVALILGTARLTQLRPLTRKRLR, from the coding sequence ATGCCGATCTCGCACAGTCCGCGGGTCAGCGAACGAACTGGTCGCACCAGCCGAACCGGTCCGGCGCCCGAGTCGACCCCGCCTCGCCCTGGATTCCCCGAGCCGCGCGAGCCCCGGCTCGCGCCGCGGGTGACGGCGACCCGCACCGGAGTGGTGTGGTCCGGTCTGTGGGCCGTCGCGGTCATCTTCATCGTCTTCATGGTGTTCGTGGTGAGCAACACCGGCGATGTGCGGGTCTCATTCGCCGGTACGAGCGGCGTCCTGCCGCTGGCGGTGGTGCTCATGGCGGCGATGGCCGCCGGGACCGCGGTCGCGCTGATCCTGGGCACCGCCCGTCTCACCCAACTGCGCCCGCTGACCCGCAAGCGCCTCCGATGA
- a CDS encoding STAS domain-containing protein: MTAVTPAPAQAAGGLVRAPDEVSMPTRRRPGHTIVALTGALDRAAAPALREHLIGVLRHSGRLLILDLSEVASADAAGLAVLIGAQRRAAGFGVIVRLTAPGPQVAALLRSTGLEHALTVQPTQELRAGLAA, from the coding sequence ATGACCGCTGTCACTCCCGCCCCCGCACAGGCCGCCGGGGGCCTGGTCCGGGCCCCAGACGAGGTGAGCATGCCCACCCGCCGGCGTCCTGGGCACACCATCGTCGCGTTGACGGGCGCCTTGGACCGCGCCGCCGCTCCGGCGCTGCGCGAACACCTGATCGGAGTGTTGCGGCACAGCGGCCGACTGCTGATCCTCGACCTGAGCGAGGTGGCGTCCGCCGACGCCGCCGGGCTGGCCGTGCTGATCGGTGCCCAACGCCGCGCCGCCGGATTCGGCGTCATCGTGCGCCTGACCGCCCCCGGCCCGCAGGTCGCCGCGCTGCTGCGCTCCACTGGGCTCGAGCACGCACTTACCGTCCAGCCCACCCAGGAACTCCGGGCCGGACTCGCCGCCTGA